Part of the Primulina huaijiensis isolate GDHJ02 chromosome 15, ASM1229523v2, whole genome shotgun sequence genome is shown below.
aattttgttcaaaGAGCAATTCAAGTTCCTGACTTTTACGGTAGGGTTTAgtctattttattttgtttaaaatttattatgtcgACTAATTATTGTTGAATTATGAAATAGTTGGCCTTTATATAGTTCAAGGGAAGTCTAtggtttttttagaaaaaattgtagcataaaaaatattagtacGAAATCCCAATTagtaatttttatgataaaaaattaaGCTTTGAGGCGGACTTCATCCCATCCGATTAAAAAATGCAACGTGAACAAAAACAAGACAAAAATctgtataaataaaaaaaacaaaaaagaaaatattttttgatccaatattttgtttttgttgttttacaagtcatatttcaattttagcatattttctcttttctttttctttttttgcatTGTTTTCCCGTATTGACAGTGGTGACgtctaaaatataatatcattgtCTCCAATAAAAAAAGCCTAAAACTACCAAATCAGAAAAAGTATGATTAAatctgaaatttgataatatagaagaccaaaatcattaaacaacaaaaaaaaacattacaaaaaatgcaatttggaaacaaaaaaaacatgacCAAAGTTTTGAGGAAATGAATGATGATGTGTCTATAAATGGTCTTTCCAGTATTATTCCATGCAAAAGTCAAAATTAAAAGGAAACATGGTTGAAGTTAAGCAAATTAATAgttttctttttgtttgttttttcaatATCTCAATTTATTAGTCTCACCACTTGCCCCTTTGATAGATGGAGGATTATATCATGTTTTGCAATTGTAAGTATTTCGATTTATATTTCAAGACACCGTTATATTTTGTTTGATCGAATACAGTatcatttgatttaattttacaATTGTATGTCTTTCGATTTACATTTCAAAACCTCTCAGTCTTTAAGAATATATGTCTACGAGTTGGTGGAGTACGTGAACGTTTGATTGATAATAATATGTTTGATTTCTTTTACCAGCACTTTCTTCGACGAGAATGTGACACAGAGTTTGTCAAGTACGATTTACCAGATTTACGTGGTTAAATCAATTAACTTTGTCTACTTGATTCCCCTTACAAATCTTAGTAGGTAACCATCAAATAAAATTGATTTGCCCCATTGCAttggtattattattattatactttaataaacaaataaagAGTAGTTGTTCTTTATGTAAACGACCCATGTGAGCGGGCGGACCCATGAAAACTAAGAAACGGAGTCCACGAAGACACGCTTTGATTTCTTAATCACAATTACACCTTGGCATTGCAACTTTCAATAACAACTATGCATTATTGCTCCGCAAGATGAATATTTTTGTTACGTACGTACATTATTGGTCCCATCCCTTCACAATCCCTAAACAATATTTCTCTCCTTTCTAGATTCTCCATTCcaaattctgattttttttcttattattttattatatatattctatattatattttagtaAGTAAGAGGGTTAATCTCTTTTTagtttaactaaaataaaattattaatttaacctcagaataatttgaaaatttaaacatgAGAAAAATATGGAGACTGAGAAATAACTTCCAACTGAGATAATTTTTCACAcaaaaaaacaacaatttaTATGTGCACGGAGTAAAAAAGCACAGATCACCAATGacttaaacaaaaatatttaattaatttttaaaaaccacACACATTNGTTGACAGAATTCAAGTTCTATTAATAATccatcagttatttatttatttatttcttggcTCTCATAATTAGAAAACGTTTCCATCCCCAAAAAAGTCATCATAGAGTCACCAACTCCCCAAAAACAGATAATATGGAATTGTATTAACTgatagaaataaattttaaaaaaatatcagaataaGATCATACAAGCTAGATAGTTAgcgatatatatatagacaaaaAAGAAAGTGAATTTCATAATGCGATCTCCAACCCATTGGTTTTGTGAATGATTAATCCTAAAACATGTTCTTTTTTGGGGGACAATGACGACCAGCCCGAATTATGAGTTGTATACAAAGAATCAATTAATAGTCGATGATTATTATTAAGAACTAAAAGGTGCCCTTTGCGGGATTCCTTTCCTTCTTCTTGATCTTGAAGGAGGTGGGGGAGGTGTGGGCGGGTATATGTCTTGTTGCGAGGCTTCACGCAATTCTTCCTCCTCTTTTGGCGATGATATCGATCTTACTTTCTCATTCTTCCCATTTAGCGTAAAGCTTGCATCCTCATTCCTCCTTATTCCTACAAGCTGCTTCAAACAAATGGTATTAGCCCATTTTGGTATTAATCAATGATAAATTAGAGAAAAATTTAACTCACATGAATCAATCAATTtcatattatacatacataggCCATTCTTTAGCTACGCGCAAACATCATAGAGAATGACAACCACATGGAAATTTCAAATGGTGGGATTACACATTGGTTACAACTATTAATCATATCGACGGTGATGGATTTTATGAACGTGGGTCATAATGTGTGAAAGTGATATACATATGGTAATTCATCACAAACTCATTCATATAAATCTTGAACTTAGAACGTAAACTTATTAAATGTGAATTTCCATTCACCTATGATATTCCAATAGTCGGAAACGAGATAGAATTCGGTTTTTATAACATGCTAACCTTGCATCCCAATGAGCAGAAACGGAAAGGGTCCAAAAGATTCCTCCCACATATTTCACAGACGTGAGAAACCGGCTTCCCAACTTTGGGCTGAGGTCTCTCGTTCAGAAACAAAACCCTCGCACTGTTTATTACGTAAGTCTGCACCCCGCTT
Proteins encoded:
- the LOC140960335 gene encoding protein RGF1 INDUCIBLE TRANSCRIPTION FACTOR 1-like, which produces MDAMPVPPWLGKLLTTAFFTVCRSHGAANRSECNMYCLDCSVEDAFCPYCRSSKHRDHRVIQIRRSSYHDVVRVSEIQKALDISGVQTYVINSARVLFLNERPQPKVGKPVSHVCEICGRNLLDPFRFCSLGCKLVGIRRNEDASFTLNGKNEKVRSISSPKEEEELREASQQDIYPPTPPPPPSRSRRRKGIPQRAPFSS